The genomic segment TCACGATCGGCGACCGCGCCGTCGTCGGCGCGCGGTCCGTCGTCACGAAGGACGTGCCGCCCGACACGGTCGTCGCCGGTAACCCGGCCCGCGTGGTGAAGGTCCTGGACCGCCCCGCGGCGCCGCCGGGCGGGGGGGGCTGGTGACCGATGCCGCGCCTCCTGCACGTCATGGACTACGAGCCGCGGGGCACGCGGACGATGGACCACTTCGTCCTCGCGCTGACCGCCGCGCTGCGGCGGCGGGGGGTGGGAGGTGCGGTACGCGTTCGGGGCCGAGCCGCCGCCGGAGTTCCGGGCGGCGCTCGCGGCGGCGGGGGCCGCCCACGTCGTCGTCCCGTTCCCGTTCACCCGCGCGTCGGCCGCCGCGCTGGTGCGGCAGTCGTGCGGCTACCGCCCCGACGTGACGCAAACGAGCTTCCTGTCGGCGTTCACCCCCGCTGCTGCGGCTGAAGACGAGCGGGTTCACCCGCCGGCTGGTCGTGATCGACCACACCAGCGGCGAGGCCCCGGTGCGCCGGGGCTGGAAGCGGCTGGCGGTCCGCGCCCGCGGCTGGCGGGCCGGGCGGGTCGTGGACGCCGTCGTGCCCGTGTCCGCCGCGATCGCCCGGCGCGACACCGAGCGCGTGTTCCTCCCGGCGCGGAAGGTGCGGGTCGTCTACAATGGCATTCGGGTGGACCTGTTTCCGAACCCGGAGCGGACCCCGCGCGAGGTCGTGCGGGTCGTGTACGCCGGCCAACTCATCCCCCAAAAGGGGGTGATGACGCTCCTCCGGGCGCACGAGCGGCTGCGGGCCGGCGGGGTCACCAATTACGAACTGCTCGTCGCCGGGGCGGGGCACCAGGAGGCGGCCCTCAAGACCTTCTGTGCGACCGCCGGGCTGGGCGACGTCCGCTTCCTGGGCCACACCGATTCGGTCCCGGGCCTCTTCGGGGCGGCGGACGTGGTCGTGGTGCCGTCGGAGTGGTTCGAGGCGTTCGGGCTGGTCGCGGCCGAGGCGATGGCGTGCGGGGCGGCGTGCCTCGTTTCCGACGCCGGCGCGCTGCCCGAGGTCGTCGGGGCCGCGGGGCGGGTCTTCAAAGCCGGGGACGCCGCGGACCTGGCCGATCGGCTCCGCGAGCTGATCCGGGACCCGGAAGGGCGGCGCCGACTCGGCGCGGCCGGGCGCGAGCGCGTCGAATCACTGTTCACGCTCGATCGAATGGTTGAGGGCCACGTGGCGGTCTGTGAGGACGTCCTGCGCGGGAGCCTCTGAGGGCCTTCTGCCGACCAGCCCCCGGCGCGTGCGGAGGGCATCGAAGAGTGGCGGGGGCGCCACAAGCGGCGGGGTGTCGCGGCCGACACACGAGGTCGGTGTGGCGCGGACGATCGGGCCGCGCGCGTCGCGGCCGGGCGGTGGGCTCTCGCGAGCACGATCAACAATTGATTGTTTCAATTGTTGATCGTGCGGTTGCTCGGCCCCCGGGCTCGTTGGTTCCAAACGGCTGTTGTTGACCTCGGCGGCCTGGCGTCCGGCCTCCGCTTCTACCGGCGGGAGCGAGCTGAGGAAGAAAATGGATACCGTGCCCCTCGTTTCGATCGTCGTTCCGTGCTACCGCGGCGAGCGGTACCTCGCGGAAGCGATCGAGAGTTGCCTCCGCCAAAGCCACCGTAATTTTGAGGTCGTGGTGGTCGACGACGCGAGCCCGGACCGCTGCGCCGAAATCGCGACCCGTTACGTCGCGGCGGACGATCGGGTCCGACTGATCCGGCACCCGCGGAACAAGGGCGTGTCACATGCGTTTAACACCGGTTTTGCCGCGGCGCGGGGCGCGTATTTCGCCCGGCTGGCGCAAGACGACGTGTTCCGCGCGGACGCGATCACGATCATGCTCGACCGGATCCGCTCCGAACCGGAGGTCGGTCTCGTCTACTGCGACATGCAACTCATCGATGCCGATGGGCGCTTCATGCACATGTTGCCGACCGAAGAGGTGGGCCGCGCGCTCCTTCCGGCTCACCGGGTCGGGGTCTGCGTGCTTTGGTCGCGCGCCGCTTGGGAGACCGTTGGGCCGTTTGACCCTCGCTACGACACCGCCGACGACTACGAGTTCTTTCTCCGCGTTTCGCGCCGATTCCGTCTGGCAAAGTGTGCCGGTGAGGCGCCATTTTACTTCCGCTACCACCCGGCCCAAGGTGGCGTCCAGTTGTCCAAGCAGCAGGACTATGCCTACGTCCTGGCGCAACTTGCGCACTACAAGTCGCTCGTTCGGACGCACATGTTTCGGCCGGCTTATTGGCGGAAAATCGTGACGTGCTGGATCCGGGCCCGGGCGCGAAAGCGGGTTTGGATGCGATCGGCAGAGTACCGCGAGTATTTGCGGAAACGTGCCCTCAACAGTGGGGCGGACCCCGGTGCCGAGGCGAGGCTGGCGTTTCGCTAAAGTTGAACGGATGCGGCGCGGTGCCTCCGGTCCGCGCTTGGAGACCGACGACGGGGGCCGGGGCCGGGCGTCGGACGGCACCCGGTCGCGGTGGCGAACGGGGTGACTGGTGTCGCTCTTGGAACCGAAGCCTGATTTCGGGTCGCACCGCGGCGCCGGCGCTGCGTGCCCGGACCAGAATCGGCGGCCCCCGTGGGGACCGTTTGACGAGAAGCGGAATGCTCGCGGGGCGGGGTGAGCTGTGGCGATCGTGGCGACCCCGAGCAGCGTACCAACCTTGGCGCAGAGGACGACTGAGCGTCGGAGCCCATGTTCAGTGCCATCCGCCAAGACGTTCACCGGTGTGGCCGCTCCGCGCCCGCCCGTTTGCGAGAGGTCCTGTTCAACCCGTCCATGTGGGCGGTGTTCGGCTACCGCCTGCGGCGGTGGGTGGCGGTCACCCTCCCGCGTCCGCTGCGGTGGGCGCTGGCCCCGGTCGTCATGCCGCTCCAACTCGGACTGGACGTGCTCACGATGGTGCAGTTACCGACGGCGGCGCGGATCGGCCCGGGGCTGTACCTCCCGCACCTGGGGGCGATCGTGGTCGGGTCGGGGTGCGTGGTCGGCCGGAACTGCACGATCGCGCACAACGTGACGATCGGCCACGCGGGCGGCCGGTCGCGGTCCGGGGCCGGCAACCCGGTCATCGGGGACCGGGTGTACATCGGCCCCGGCGCGATCCTCATCGGCCCGATCACGGTCGGTGACGACGCCCTCATCGGGGCCGGGGCCGTGGTGGTCAAGTCCGTCCCCCCGGGCGGGGTGGCCGTCGGGAACCCGGCCCGGTTGATCGGCCGGTCCGGATCGTTCGATCTGATCGAGTACCCCGGCATGGAAACCGATCCGGCCCGGACCGCCGCCCACGCCGCGGCCGCCGAACCCCTCAGCGAGGGGAGCCGATGAGCCCGGCGGTGCCGCCCGATCCGCGCCCCCGGTCCGAACCCGGGCGCCCGCTCCACATCGCCCACGGGGTTCTGACCCTCGACGTCGGCGGGCTGGAGCGGATCGTCCTCGACCTCGTCCGCGTCGGCCGCCGGCAGGGGCACCGGGTGTCCGTGATCTGCCTCGAACGGCCCGGGACACTGGCGCCGACCGCGGAGGCCGAAGGCGCCACCGTTGTGAGCCTCGGCAAGCCCCCGGGGCGGCGCCCGGAACTGGTGCCCCGGGCGGCCGAGGTCCTGCGGGCACTCGGCCCGGACGTGATCCACACGCACGCCGTCGGGGCGCTCTGGTACCTGGGCCGGGCGGCCCGCACGACCGGGCGCGTGCCCACGGTCCACACCGAGCACATCGACAACGTGGGCAAGGCCGTCGGCCGGTTCGCGAAGCTCAAGACCCGCCTGCTGTGGAACCGGGCGGGCCGGTTCGCGAGCGCGTTCTGCGGCGTGTCCGAAGACGTGTCGCGGTCCGTCGGGCGGTGGGGAACCGTTCCCCGGGCGAAAGTGCACACGGTTCTGAACGGCATCGACCTCGACCGGTACGACCGGCACGGGGAGCGCGCCGGCGTTCGCGCCGGACTCGGGATCCCCCCGGACGCGCGCGTGATCGGTACGGTCGGCCGGTTGAACGAGGTCAAGCGCCAGGACCACCTCATCCGAGCCCTCGGCACCCTCGGGGCGCGCGCCGCGGATGTCCGGCTCCTTTTGGTTGGGGACGGGCCGGAGCGGGGGGCGCTGGAGCGCCTGGTAGAAGGGCTCGGGCTCTCGGCGCGGGTCCATTTTGCCGGGTACCAATCGGCGCCCGAGCGGTTCCTCCCAGCGATGGACGTCTTCGCGCTGTCGAGTCGGTTGGAGGGCCTCCCGCTCGCGCTTCTCGAAGCCTGGGCCGCGGGCCTGCCCGTTGTGTCCTCGGCGGTCGGCGGGGTTCCGAAGGTGGTGCGCCACGGGGAAACGGGGCTCCTGTTCCCGAACGGCGACGAGCCGGCGCTGGCCCGGGCGCTCCTCGAACTGTTGGACGACCCGGCGAAGGCGGCGCGACTGGCCGCGGCCGGGCGCGCCGTGGTCCGGAGGGACTTCTCCCTCGAGCGGATGGCGTCCGAGTACGAGGGGCT from the Frigoriglobus tundricola genome contains:
- a CDS encoding glycosyltransferase gives rise to the protein MSPAVPPDPRPRSEPGRPLHIAHGVLTLDVGGLERIVLDLVRVGRRQGHRVSVICLERPGTLAPTAEAEGATVVSLGKPPGRRPELVPRAAEVLRALGPDVIHTHAVGALWYLGRAARTTGRVPTVHTEHIDNVGKAVGRFAKLKTRLLWNRAGRFASAFCGVSEDVSRSVGRWGTVPRAKVHTVLNGIDLDRYDRHGERAGVRAGLGIPPDARVIGTVGRLNEVKRQDHLIRALGTLGARAADVRLLLVGDGPERGALERLVEGLGLSARVHFAGYQSAPERFLPAMDVFALSSRLEGLPLALLEAWAAGLPVVSSAVGGVPKVVRHGETGLLFPNGDEPALARALLELLDDPAKAARLAAAGRAVVRRDFSLERMASEYEGLYRAAIAAGRGGG
- a CDS encoding serine O-acetyltransferase, with amino-acid sequence MFSAIRQDVHRCGRSAPARLREVLFNPSMWAVFGYRLRRWVAVTLPRPLRWALAPVVMPLQLGLDVLTMVQLPTAARIGPGLYLPHLGAIVVGSGCVVGRNCTIAHNVTIGHAGGRSRSGAGNPVIGDRVYIGPGAILIGPITVGDDALIGAGAVVVKSVPPGGVAVGNPARLIGRSGSFDLIEYPGMETDPARTAAHAAAAEPLSEGSR
- a CDS encoding glycosyltransferase family 2 protein codes for the protein MDTVPLVSIVVPCYRGERYLAEAIESCLRQSHRNFEVVVVDDASPDRCAEIATRYVAADDRVRLIRHPRNKGVSHAFNTGFAAARGAYFARLAQDDVFRADAITIMLDRIRSEPEVGLVYCDMQLIDADGRFMHMLPTEEVGRALLPAHRVGVCVLWSRAAWETVGPFDPRYDTADDYEFFLRVSRRFRLAKCAGEAPFYFRYHPAQGGVQLSKQQDYAYVLAQLAHYKSLVRTHMFRPAYWRKIVTCWIRARARKRVWMRSAEYREYLRKRALNSGADPGAEARLAFR
- a CDS encoding glycosyltransferase family 4 protein; this encodes MIDHTSGEAPVRRGWKRLAVRARGWRAGRVVDAVVPVSAAIARRDTERVFLPARKVRVVYNGIRVDLFPNPERTPREVVRVVYAGQLIPQKGVMTLLRAHERLRAGGVTNYELLVAGAGHQEAALKTFCATAGLGDVRFLGHTDSVPGLFGAADVVVVPSEWFEAFGLVAAEAMACGAACLVSDAGALPEVVGAAGRVFKAGDAADLADRLRELIRDPEGRRRLGAAGRERVESLFTLDRMVEGHVAVCEDVLRGSL